In Erigeron canadensis isolate Cc75 chromosome 1, C_canadensis_v1, whole genome shotgun sequence, a single window of DNA contains:
- the LOC122579309 gene encoding probable methyltransferase At1g29790, whose product MGSVSLKIGDGTARFKKATFCSSAVHILMLFSVITTNLFALYAFTYSPKHHHHQIHFLTHHHTHKNISLISEQVSLILREIDSSQKKLAQMEKQLLGYESLDLGTPHIANELKLFLEKNQLPLGKDSRTGITEMVSSVGHSCHKSIDVLYTYMNYKPNGVCPDDWSVGQKLVLNGCEPLPRRRCLSKIVPKVGLYDFPNSLWKNVSEKIYSWSGIGCKNLKCLNSKKLNRDCAGCFDLSKNGNEMARFVKSKGKNDFLLDDVLSLGSGGIRIGFDIGGGSGTFGARMAEKNVTIVTASLNVDAPFNEFIAARGLFPLYLSLDHRFPFYDNVFDIIHVGNGLDIGGRGEKLEFLMFDIDRVIRAGGLFWLDNFLCSNDEKRKNLTRLIERFGYKKLKWVVGEKINGSGNSEVYLSAVLQKPVRA is encoded by the coding sequence ATGGGCTCAGTTTCTTTAAAAATTGGTGATGGCACTGCAAGGTTCAAAAAAGCCACTTTTTGTTCATCAGCTGTACATATTCTTATGTTATTTTCAGTCATAACAACAAATCTATTTGCTTTATATGCATTTACATACTCCccaaaacatcatcatcatcagattcaCTTTCTCACACAccatcacacacacaaaaacatatCTTTAATATCTGAACAAGTTTCTTTAATCTTGAGAGAGATTGATTCTTCACAAAAGAAACTTGCCCAGATGGAAAAACAGCTTCTTGGTTATGAAAGTTTGGATCTTGGCACACCCCATATAGCAAATGAGCTTAAATTGTTTCTTGAAAAAAATCAGCTTCCTTTAGGTAAAGATTCTAGAACTGGGATCACTgaaatggtttcatcagttggGCATTCTTGTCATAAGTCTATAGATgttttgtatacatatatgaatTATAAACCAAATGGGGTTTGTCCTGATGATTGGAGTGTTGGTCAAAAGTTGGTTTTGAATGGGTGTGAGCCTTTGCCTAGAAGAAGATGTTTAAGTAAAATAGTGCCTAAAGTTGGTCTTTATGATTTCCCTAATTCACTTTGGAAAAATGTGAGTGAAAAGATTTATAGTTGGAGTGGTATTGGATGTAAGAATTTGAAGTGTTTAAATAGTAAAAAGTTAAATAGAGATTGTGCTGGTTGTTTTGATTTAAGTAAAAATGGTAATGAGATGGCAAGATTTGTTAAGTCAAAAGGTAAAAATGATTTCTTGCTTGATGATGTTTTGAGTTTAGGAAGTGGTGGGATTAGGATTGGTTTCGATATTGGTGGTGGATCGGGTACTTTTGGTGCGAGAATGGCCGAAAAAAATGTGACTATAGTTACTGCTAGTTTGAATGTAGATGCCCCGTTTAATGAGTTTATAGCTGCTAGAGGTTTGTTTCCTTTGTATTTAAGTTTAGATCATAGGTTTCCATTTTATGATAATGTTTTCGATATAATTCATGTTGGGAATGGGCTAGATATTGGTGGGAGAGGTGAAAAGCTTGAATTTTTAATGTTTGATATTGATCGGGTCATTCGGGCTGGTGGGTTGTTTTGGTTGGATAATTTTCTTTGTTCGAATGATGAGAAGAGAAAGAATTTGACTCGTTTGATAGAACGATTTGGGTACAAGAAATTGAAATGGGTTGTTGGTGAGAAGATTAATGGTTCAGGCAACTCTGAGGTTTACTTGTCTGCTGTTCTTCAGAAGCCGGTGAGAGCTTGA
- the LOC122611097 gene encoding kinase-interacting family protein-like, translated as MVMLPVTYTGCNTAAAVDGLPSASLAEHSRRSKSRFISKPSWLLLSISDMEDKIQAINGEHKPDTFGERADFYYRKRPELLALLQDLYNRYLYLADRYTRTLSKQQKQEQLLEQEFQQICSGLDDRINNTNVDYSDAESSLSYQPPTPNHPQKPNMCELVISELVMKFVEYEIAVDELQSLDMIQEESKKKIELQQSLLEVLESERVVLTNENSRLASESLFMKRKAGELARCVLLERTEDQRVFILSRKIDDLQGQIYELEKRNKEYYDKLTKQQVEGNKNEGKKNNISISIKRLMVKNNDSGSSGSLSWSGGEDETGCSMSSTSNSSTCTSLAQVMKDKDKKKKHWSENDGGRKVAGWWNKVKKFDMFMCGPHLDATC; from the exons ATGGTTATGTTGCCTGTAACATATACAGGCTGTAATACCGCTGCTGCCGTTGATGGGCTACCGTCGGCTTCGTTGGCGGAGCATTCACGACGGAGCAAAAGTAGGTTCATCAGTAAGCCTTCATGGCTATTGCTCTCCATTTCAG ACATGGAGGATAAAATACAAGCAATCAACGGAGAACACAAACCGGACACATTTGGGGAGCGGGCTGACTTCTACTACCGAAAACGCCCTGAGCTCTTAGCGTTACTTCAAGACCTCTACAATCGTTACCTCTATTTGGCTGATCGTTACACTCGAACGCTCTCTaagcaacaaaaacaagaacaattacTTGAACAAGAATTCCAACAAATATGTTCTGGTTTAGATGATCGTATCAACAACACCAATGTTGATTATTCAGATGCCGAAAGTTCACTTTCTTACCAGCCTCCAACCCCAAATCACCCTCAAAAACCAAATATGTGCGAGTTGGTTATATCAGAACTCGTAATGAAGTTTGTTGAGTATGAAATCGCCGTTGATGAGCTTCAAAGTTTGGATATGATTCAG GAAGAGTCAAAGAAGAAGATAGAGTTACAACAAAGTTTATTAGAGGTGTTAGAATCCGAGCGTGTGGTACTAACAAATGAAAACTCAAGGCTAGCATCCGAATCTTTGTTCATGAAACGTAAAGCCGGTGAGTTGGCAAGGTGTGTGTTATTGGAAAGAACAGAAGACCAACGTGTGTTTATTCTAAGTCGTAAAATAGATGATCTTCAAGGTCAGATATACGAGTTAGAGAAAAGGAACAAAGAGTACTACGACAAGTTAACGAAACAACAAGTGGAAGGGAACAAGAATGAAGGGAAAAAGAACAACATAAGCATTAGTATAAAGAGATTGATGGTGAAAAACAATGATAGTGGTAGTAGTGGTAGTCTTAGTTGGAGTGGCGGTGAAGATGAAACCGGTTGTTCGATGAGTAGCACGAGTAATAGTAGCACGTGTACTAGTCTGGCTCAGGTAAtgaaggacaaggataagaagaagaagcatTGGAGTGAGAATGATGGTGGAAGAAAGGTGGCTGGGTGGTGGAACAAGGTGAAGAAGTTTGATATGTTCATGTGTGGACCACATCTTGATGCTACTTGctga